One Pseudomonas sp. C27(2019) DNA window includes the following coding sequences:
- the mlaE gene encoding lipid asymmetry maintenance ABC transporter permease subunit MlaE has translation MARQSLLDRIALFGRSGLDVVQAMGRSLIFLWHVLIGRGGAGTGLHLLVKQLYSVGVLSLAIIIVSGLFIGMVLALQGYSILVDFGSEQAVGQMVALTLLRELGPVVTALLFAGRAGSALTAEIGNMKSTEQLSSLEMIGVDPLKYIIAPRLWAGFISMPLLAAIFSVVGIWGGAMVAVDWLGVYDGSYWGNMINSVDFYDDVLNGVIKSVVFAFVVTWIAVFQGYDCEPTSEGISRATTRTVVYASLAVLGLDFILTALMFGDF, from the coding sequence ATGGCGCGTCAGTCGTTATTGGATCGTATTGCATTATTCGGCCGCTCTGGCTTGGATGTTGTGCAGGCAATGGGGCGATCACTGATTTTTTTATGGCATGTGTTAATCGGTCGTGGCGGTGCGGGCACAGGTCTACACTTGCTGGTAAAACAATTGTATTCAGTGGGCGTCTTGTCCTTAGCGATTATTATTGTCTCAGGCCTGTTTATTGGCATGGTGTTGGCGCTACAGGGCTATAGTATTTTGGTCGACTTTGGCTCTGAGCAAGCGGTGGGGCAGATGGTTGCTTTGACCTTGCTGCGCGAGTTAGGGCCAGTGGTTACCGCGCTGCTGTTTGCTGGGCGTGCCGGGTCAGCTTTAACTGCTGAGATTGGCAATATGAAATCCACTGAACAACTGTCGAGTCTTGAGATGATTGGTGTTGATCCGCTCAAGTACATTATTGCACCACGCCTTTGGGCTGGCTTTATCTCAATGCCTTTATTGGCAGCGATTTTCTCTGTGGTCGGCATTTGGGGCGGTGCGATGGTTGCCGTGGATTGGCTGGGCGTGTATGACGGCTCATATTGGGGCAATATGATCAACAGTGTCGACTTTTACGATGATGTGCTCAATGGTGTAATTAAAAGTGTGGTGTTTGCCTTTGTGGTGACTTGGATAGCAGTGTTCCAAGGCTATGATTGCGAGCCAACCTCTGAAGGTATCAGTCGTGCCACGACGCGCACAGTGGTGTATGCCTCGTTAGCGGTTCTGGGTTTGGACTTTATTTTGACTGCTTTAATGTTTGGAGATTTCTGA
- a CDS encoding peptidylprolyl isomerase yields MLIANQHVVAIDYTLSNNAGEVIDSSEGAEPLVYLHGAGNIIAGLENALTGKAVGDELDVSIEPEDAYGEYSAELITNIGREMFEGVDALEVGMQFHASAPDGGMQIVTIREIEGEQVTIDGNHPLAGQQLNFKVKVVDVRAASEEEVAHGHVHGEGGHQH; encoded by the coding sequence ATGCTGATCGCCAATCAACACGTTGTCGCCATTGACTACACGCTCAGTAACAACGCTGGTGAAGTGATTGACAGCTCTGAAGGCGCAGAGCCGTTGGTCTATTTGCATGGTGCAGGCAATATTATTGCTGGTTTAGAGAACGCATTAACGGGTAAAGCAGTTGGCGACGAGTTAGACGTCAGTATCGAGCCCGAGGATGCGTACGGTGAGTACAGCGCAGAGCTGATCACTAATATCGGTCGTGAAATGTTTGAAGGCGTTGATGCGCTAGAAGTAGGTATGCAGTTTCATGCCTCTGCTCCCGATGGTGGTATGCAGATTGTTACCATCCGTGAAATCGAAGGTGAGCAAGTCACTATTGATGGCAACCACCCATTGGCCGGTCAGCAGCTTAACTTTAAAGTTAAGGTCGTTGATGTTCGCGCTGCAAGCGAAGAAGAAGTTGCGCATGGCCATGTACACGGTGAGGGCGGTCATCAGCATTGA
- a CDS encoding ABC transporter ATP-binding protein, translated as MSADDTFAVELKGLTFRRGSRKIFDKVDIHFPRGKVTGVMGPSGCGKTTLLRLMAAQLKPEQGEVWVNGQNLPSLSRAALFDMRKQFGVLFQSGALFTDLNVFENVAFPLRVHTKLPDEMIRDIVLMKLQAVGLRGAIDLMPDELSGGMKRRVALARAIALDPDILLYDEPFVGQDPIAKGVLVRLIRLLNDALGITSVVVSHDLAETASISDYLYVIGDGQVLGQGQPDDLMNSDNPRIRQFMQGIPDGPVPFHVEAPDYRDDLLGGR; from the coding sequence ATGTCGGCTGACGATACTTTCGCCGTAGAACTTAAAGGCCTGACGTTTCGGCGTGGCTCACGGAAGATTTTCGATAAGGTCGATATCCATTTTCCGCGAGGCAAAGTTACTGGCGTGATGGGCCCGTCTGGTTGCGGTAAAACGACCTTGTTACGCCTGATGGCAGCCCAGCTTAAACCTGAGCAAGGTGAAGTCTGGGTGAATGGCCAAAACTTACCAAGTCTATCGCGCGCTGCGTTGTTCGACATGCGCAAGCAGTTTGGCGTTTTGTTCCAAAGTGGTGCGTTATTTACCGATCTAAATGTGTTTGAGAATGTCGCCTTTCCATTACGCGTGCACACAAAACTGCCCGATGAAATGATTCGTGACATTGTTTTAATGAAGCTGCAAGCTGTGGGCTTGCGCGGGGCGATTGATTTAATGCCTGATGAGCTGTCAGGTGGTATGAAGCGCCGCGTGGCCTTGGCCCGAGCGATTGCTTTGGATCCGGATATTTTATTGTATGACGAGCCGTTTGTTGGCCAAGACCCGATTGCTAAAGGCGTACTCGTGCGATTGATTCGTTTGCTTAACGATGCCTTGGGTATCACCAGCGTGGTGGTCTCGCATGACTTGGCAGAAACGGCGAGTATTTCTGATTATTTGTATGTCATAGGGGATGGGCAGGTCTTGGGTCAGGGGCAGCCTGATGATTTGATGAATTCAGATAATCCGCGCATTCGTCAGTTTATGCAGGGTATTCCTGATGGTCCGGTGCCGTTCCACGTTGAAGCGCCTGACTATCGTGACGACTTATTAGGGGGTCGCTAA
- the mlaD gene encoding outer membrane lipid asymmetry maintenance protein MlaD, translating to MRIRAVEISVGVFLLVGILALLLLALRVSGLTMASSTDTYKLTAHFDNIAGLTTRAKVTMAGVTVGKVVSIDFDTETYTGKVVMEVQRRVDNLPTDTTASILTAGLLGEKYISFSVGGEEDVLVDGDIIYDTQSSLVLEELIGKFLMNTVNQE from the coding sequence ATGCGAATCCGTGCCGTAGAGATTAGTGTAGGCGTGTTTTTATTGGTGGGTATTCTCGCGTTATTGTTATTGGCGCTTAGGGTCAGTGGTTTAACCATGGCCAGCAGTACCGACACCTATAAGTTAACTGCGCATTTTGACAATATTGCCGGCTTGACCACGCGTGCTAAAGTGACAATGGCTGGGGTGACTGTGGGTAAAGTGGTGAGTATAGATTTTGATACCGAAACCTATACGGGTAAGGTCGTAATGGAAGTGCAGCGCCGAGTAGATAACTTACCGACGGATACTACTGCATCCATTTTAACTGCGGGTTTGTTAGGTGAGAAATACATTAGCTTTAGCGTCGGTGGCGAAGAGGATGTGTTAGTCGACGGCGATATAATTTATGACACACAATCCTCTTTGGTACTTGAAGAGTTGATTGGTAAGTTTCTAATGAACACAGTTAATCAGGAATAA